Within Planctomycetota bacterium, the genomic segment GGAGCCCGGCGAGGATCGTGGCGGATCGCCCACCGGCAGTGGCCTCGCGGCCCTCGCCGTTTCGAGCCGCCACGGCGGGAACCGCCGACAGCGCCGAGCCGACGAGGACGGCGGCGAGGAAGGCGTTTGCGGGAAGGTGGAGGTTCCAATCGAAGAACGAGTGCACGGCCAATCCCGCCAGGGCCGCGAACACCCCGGCCGTCACACCCCAGTCCTCGGCAGCGACCCGTTTCCGCCACCGCCACCACGCCATGCCGATCGCGACGCACAGCCCGATCTCGGCGGCAAGGCCGACCAGCCCGGTCTCGGCGAGCCACTGGTCGACGTCGTCGTGGGCGAAGGCGAAATGAACTCTCGAGTCGCGGACAAGTTGCACGAACAATCCCCGATAGCTGCCCAGGCCGGTGCCCAGCAGCGGGGCCGCACGGAACATCCGGTTGGCGACGCGCGCCGCCTCGACACGGCCGTCGGAGAGCAGTTTGGCGATCGTCGGTTCGAAGCGATCGGGAACGGCGCGCTCGAGCCCGCGCAGCGGACCGTGCAGGACCAGCAGCGCCGTCAGCAACAGTACCGCCGCACCGGCGACCAGCCCTCCTGCCGCCCACCGCAGCCACTTCACCCGCACCGCGCCCGCCACGAGCACCAGCAGCGCGAATGCCAGGGCCGCCGTCCCGGCCCGGGACCCGGCCATCCGGCCCGTCACCCAGACGCCGCCGAGCAGCGCCGCGACGGCGACGCCGAACCGCACCGCCGCCCCGACCGCCCCCGGTAACCAGCGCACCGACGCCGCGAGCCACACTCCGCACGCCACGGGAAGCGTGAGATAGACGCCGCCGGCGAACTTGTTGGTGTCGACGTACGAGCCGAAGCCGTCGCCGGTGACCCATTCGTCGACCTCGTAACGCCGCCCGGCGGCGGTGATCTGCAGCGGATAGGCGATCGCGGCGCTGGCCACCGGCTCGACCACCGGGCTGCGCCAGAAATCGAGCGGCCCGGACAGCGGATAGATGCCCAGGAGCCTGGCCACTCCCTGCTGTTTCTTCACCGGAAAGGCGAGTCCCGTCGCCAGGATCACGACCGCCGCCACTGCCAGCGCCCCCGCTATCCAGCGCCGCCACCGCGGCACGCGCCCAAGATCGGCGACGACCGCGACGAGCCCCAGCCCGAAGAACAACTGCCGCAGCGACAGCGCGGCGGCATGCGGATCGACCGCGATCCGACCACTCACCCCGGGGATCCCGTCGAGCGCGACCTTCCAGCGCCCCGCCGACACCGGGGCGATTCCGAGGAGCAGGCCGTCGGGAAGGGGGACGAGCTGGAGGAAGCCGATCGCCAACGCCACCATGGGCAGGGCGAGCAGCCATGGCGACCGCCGTGCCGAGAGGGCCCAGGCGAGCGTCGCGAGGGCGACGAGGGCATCGAGCGCGAGGCGTGCCCACCCCGGTGCCCCGCCGATGGCGAGCGGCCCGGCGACACACGCCACCACCACGGCAGCGACCGCGATTCCCTCCATGATCACGCGGGGGGAGCGGTTAACCGTGACGGTCATGGACGACCTCGTGCCCAAGAGGTGGACGGAAGCGTCGCGGCATCGTACCCGCGGCGCCATGCGATCGCGAACGCGACCCGTTCCCGAGGCGTGACGACGCGCCCGTGGAGCGTGGCCCGACGGCGGACGTTGGCCTATGCTTCCAGCACTCGAAACCACCAGGCACGAGGCACATCGTGACAATGTCCACTCGGCCGTCGGCGTCGCCGCACGTCACCGCCGCTCCCCGCTCGCGTGCCGGGTGGCGGTGGCGGCAGCTGGTCGCCATGGCCTTCGTCGCCCTGTCGCCGACCGTGGCCGCGGCGCGCGAGCCCAACATCCTTCTCATCTTCTGCGACGACCTCACCTGCCAGGCGCTGTCCTGCTACGGCGACAGCCGCCGCCTGCTCGACACGCCCTCCATCGACCGCCTCGCGAAGGACGGGATGCGGTTCGACCGCTGCCTGGTGACCAACTCGATCTGCGGCCCGAGCCGGGCGACGATCCTCACCGGCAAGTACTCGCACGCCAACGGCTTCTACAACAACAGCAACTGCCGGTTCGACGGCGCGCAGACGACGTTTCCCAAGCTCCTCCAGAATGCCGGCTACCAGACGGCGCTGATCGGCAAATGGCATCTGGTCAGCGAACCGACCGGCTTCGACCATTGGGAGATCCTCCTGGGACAGGGGATCTACTACAACCCGCCGATGCTCACCGCGGCAGGCAAGACCCAGCACCGCGGGTACGTCACCGACGTGATCACCGACCTGTCGATCGCCTGGCTCGCCAACCGCGACCGGACGAAGCCCTTCCTCCTCATGAGCCAGCACAAGGCGCCGCACCGGGAATGGTCGCCGCCGCTGCGCCATCTGGGCTGGGACGGCGACCGCGTCCACCCCGAGCCGGCGACGCTGTTCGACGACTACGCCGGCCGGAGCCGGGCGGTGAGCGATCACGACATGGGGCTCGACCGGACATTCACCGAGCTCGACGCCAAGCTCCGCCCGCCGCCGGGAATCACGCCCGGGGAACTGGTGACCTGGAACGCCTACTACGCCCCGCGCAACGACGCCTTCCGGGCGGCACGGCCCTCCGGCCGCGACCTCGTCCGCTGGCGCTACCAGCGCTACATGCACGACTACCTGGCCTGCGTGAAGGCCGTCGACGATGCGGTCGGCCGGATGCTCGACGCGCTGGAGGCCGAGGGAATCGCCGACGAGACGGTCGTGATCCTGTCGAGCGACCAGGGCTTTTTCCTCGGCGAGCACGGCTGGTTCGACAAGCGCTGGATCTTCGAGGAGTCGCTGCGCACACCGCTGATCGTCCGCTGGCCGGGGCTGACCGAGCCGGGGAGCAGCTGCGCGCGGATCGTGTCGCTGGTCGATTTTGCCCCCACGTTCCTCGCGCTGGCGCGGGTGCCGGTGCCGGATGGGCTGCAGGGTCGCGCCCTGCAGCCGCTGCTGGCGGGCTACTCACCCGACGACTGGCGGACGAGCCTCTATTACCACTATTACGAGTACCCGGTGCCACACCGGGTGCGGCCGCACCGGGGCGTCGTCACCGACCGCTACAAGCTCGTCCACTACTACGGGCCGGACGTCGACGACTGGGAGCTCCTCGACCGCGAGGCCGACCCGCTCGAGACGCGGAGCTTCCACGACGACCCGGCCTACGCCGACCGGCTCCGCGATCTGCGGGCCGAACTCGACCGGCTCCGCCACGACCTCGGCGACACCGCCGATCCGCCGCGCGCGGCGTTCGGCGACAAGCCGTTCACCGACCGCTGACGGGGTCCCCCCTCCTCGTCGCGGCGCGAGGGCTCAGGCCTGCGGCGGATCGTCTTGGTAGATCCGGTACTTCTTCGTCACGAGGGCGCCCCCGCGTTCCAGCGACCGCTTCGAGAGGTGGTTGCTCTCGAGCACCCACGAGAACTCCACCTCTTCGATCCCCCACTGCCGCACCTGGGGAACGAGCGCCGCCAGGAGCACCAACCCGACACCCCACGCCTGGTACTCGGGGATCACGTTGGTGCTGATCGCGCGCATCCGCTTGATGGCGCGCTTGTTCCACAGCAGCCGGAGGAAGCCGAACGGCAACAGCCGGCCGTTGATCGCCTTGATCCGCGGGTTGTAGTCGAGCAGGCAGAAGACCGCCCCGATCGGCTTGCCGTCGACCTCGGCGACGAGCGCCAACTCCGGCACGATCAGGTGCTCGAGGCTCGCCGCCATGTGGCGGACCTCGCCGTCGGTCAACGGCACGAATCCCCAGGTGCCGCCGAGGCTGGAGTTGTAGATGTCGAGGAACATCCGCACTTCGGCCGCAAACCGCCGCCGGTCGAGCGGCCGGACGGAGACGCCGAACCGCTCCTTCACTCCCTGCACCATCACGCCGAGCTTGGAGTCGAGCGTGTCGAGCATCGAGGTCGCGCCCCAGAAGGCGTACAGGTCCTCGACCTTGCCGAAGCCGTTCGCCTCGACGAGCGCCCCGTACCAGGGGCGGGCATGGGTCATCATGAAGAACGGCGGCGTGTCGAACCCCTCGATCAACAAGCCGCATTCGTAATTGAGCGACGGATTGGTCGGCCCGCGGATGGCGGTCATCCCCTCGCCGTGGAGCCA encodes:
- a CDS encoding sulfatase; this translates as MAFVALSPTVAAAREPNILLIFCDDLTCQALSCYGDSRRLLDTPSIDRLAKDGMRFDRCLVTNSICGPSRATILTGKYSHANGFYNNSNCRFDGAQTTFPKLLQNAGYQTALIGKWHLVSEPTGFDHWEILLGQGIYYNPPMLTAAGKTQHRGYVTDVITDLSIAWLANRDRTKPFLLMSQHKAPHREWSPPLRHLGWDGDRVHPEPATLFDDYAGRSRAVSDHDMGLDRTFTELDAKLRPPPGITPGELVTWNAYYAPRNDAFRAARPSGRDLVRWRYQRYMHDYLACVKAVDDAVGRMLDALEAEGIADETVVILSSDQGFFLGEHGWFDKRWIFEESLRTPLIVRWPGLTEPGSSCARIVSLVDFAPTFLALARVPVPDGLQGRALQPLLAGYSPDDWRTSLYYHYYEYPVPHRVRPHRGVVTDRYKLVHYYGPDVDDWELLDREADPLETRSFHDDPAYADRLRDLRAELDRLRHDLGDTADPPRAAFGDKPFTDR
- a CDS encoding GNAT family N-acetyltransferase → MPFVGLETAAAAAFAPSRPPAAGCRGRLRGRGTHGNEAGDKEGLVSGADVRVEPVESWSQRRRFIRLPWRIYADDPCWIPPLVHSQEELLNFRPHPFYERSRTRSFLAVRGGRDVGRITALVNAGHVERYGEQRGFFGFFECDDDPAAARALFGAARDWLHGEGMTAIRGPTNPSLNYECGLLIEGFDTPPFFMMTHARPWYGALVEANGFGKVEDLYAFWGATSMLDTLDSKLGVMVQGVKERFGVSVRPLDRRRFAAEVRMFLDIYNSSLGGTWGFVPLTDGEVRHMAASLEHLIVPELALVAEVDGKPIGAVFCLLDYNPRIKAINGRLLPFGFLRLLWNKRAIKRMRAISTNVIPEYQAWGVGLVLLAALVPQVRQWGIEEVEFSWVLESNHLSKRSLERGGALVTKKYRIYQDDPPQA
- a CDS encoding O-antigen ligase family protein; this translates as MAPRVRCRDASVHLLGTRSSMTVTVNRSPRVIMEGIAVAAVVVACVAGPLAIGGAPGWARLALDALVALATLAWALSARRSPWLLALPMVALAIGFLQLVPLPDGLLLGIAPVSAGRWKVALDGIPGVSGRIAVDPHAAALSLRQLFFGLGLVAVVADLGRVPRWRRWIAGALAVAAVVILATGLAFPVKKQQGVARLLGIYPLSGPLDFWRSPVVEPVASAAIAYPLQITAAGRRYEVDEWVTGDGFGSYVDTNKFAGGVYLTLPVACGVWLAASVRWLPGAVGAAVRFGVAVAALLGGVWVTGRMAGSRAGTAALAFALLVLVAGAVRVKWLRWAAGGLVAGAAVLLLTALLVLHGPLRGLERAVPDRFEPTIAKLLSDGRVEAARVANRMFRAAPLLGTGLGSYRGLFVQLVRDSRVHFAFAHDDVDQWLAETGLVGLAAEIGLCVAIGMAWWRWRKRVAAEDWGVTAGVFAALAGLAVHSFFDWNLHLPANAFLAAVLVGSALSAVPAVAARNGEGREATAGGRSATILAGLLCLATVTGVGLVSRDVGSQRSARQLREALVAVRRAAQAKPPEPLPRETLEAALVAGAAARRLDPGNPTLPLLEGQVLLHLADGADPAAAAGLLERADESFRQARRRSAVCQGLPEPVPPVRPGR